ACACCTTCGTGGTGATCACGGCCACGGTCACGACTCCGAACACGAACCGGTAGAGGAAAGTGCGAAGCAGCCGGAGGTTGAAGCATGATTTCGGCACCGGCTATCGCAACCGCCCTCTCGCAGATCATGTACCACGGGTACGGTGGCACCGAGGGGCTGACCGGGTTCCCCAACATCGGGACCTACCTGATCTTCGGGGTCGTCCTCGTGCCCGTCTACGTGATGGTCGCCGCGTGGTTCCTCGGCGAACCCCGGGATACGAGCACCGGACTGCTCGGGGTCGGCTACCTCGTCGGCATCACGGCCCAGATGTGGATCGGGATGTTCATCCTGACCGTCATCATCGGGATCGTGTTCTACGGCGGGATGCCCGAGCCGCTCGGCTCGCCGGGCCCCTGACCCGACGGCGTCCGGAACTACTCCGTCGATCACTTGTTTGCTTTTTTGGGTCGATAGCGATCTAGCGCCGCGTTCGCCCCCGTTCGTCGTTCTCGGCTGGTTTTTCAGGGTCCGAACCATCACACGTATCCCGTTGCACACCCTACCGATTTCCGAGCACAGCCCGACACAGTATGAGCATCACAGAATACGAACTCAAGATCAAACTCGAGGGCATCGAAGATCCGGACGTCGGCGAGGACATCGTCACGCTCGGTCTGGTCAACGACGTCACGATCGACGACGAGACCGCCCGGATCTCGCTCGCGTTCAACACGCCCTACGCCCCCGCCGAGATGGAGATCGGCAACCGGGTCCGGGAGGTCGTCGAGGAGGCCGGCCTCGAGCCCGACCTGCGGGCTCACGCCGGCGCCGAACACGGCTTCGACGACGAGGTCCTCCCCAGGGTGCGCAACGTCATCGCGGTCTCCTCGGGGAAAGGTGGCGTCGGCAAGACGACCGTCGCGGCCAACCTCGCCGCCGGGCTCGAGAAACGCGGCGCGATGGTCGGCATCCTCGACGCCGACATCCACGGGCCGAACATCCCCCGCATCCTGCCCGTCGAGAGCGATCCAGGCGTTACGCCCAACGAGGACATCGTCCCGCCCCGCTCGGACGGCGTCCGCGTGATCAGTATGGGCTTTATGACCGAGGAGGAAGACGACCCCGCCATCCTCCGTGGGCCGATGGTCAACAAGTTCATGATGAAGTTTCTCGAGGGCGTCGAGTGGGGCCGACTCGACTACCTCATCGTCGACCTCCCGCCGGGGACGGGTGACGCGACGCTGAACCTGCTGCAGTCGATGCCGGTAACCGGCGCGGTTGTCGTCACGACCCCCCAGGAGATGGCGCTGGACGACACCCGCAAGGGCGTCCAGATGTTCAATAAACACGACACGCCCGTGCTGGGGATCGTCGAGAACATGAGCTCCTTTATCTGTCCGAGCTGTGGCGACCAGCACGGCCTCTTTGGGACCGAGGGCGCCGACAGGATCTCCGAGAAGTACGACGTCCCGCTGGTCGGTCGCGTCCCGATCCACCCCGACTTCGGCGCCGAGGGCAGCAAGGGCACGCTCGTCAAGGACGACGACAGCGAGGTCCAGGACATCCTCGAGGAGATGGTCGCCACCGTCGCCGATCGGGTCAGCGAGGCCAACCGCCGCACCGTCTCCGAGAACACCGCCGACGAGCCCGACGACGCCCTGCCGACCGAGATCGAGGACTGACCGTTTCTCCTGCCGAGTGCCGTTTTCGCCGTTACCATCGCCGAGCGCTACGTTCGGGTGTCACGCTCGCAAGCGGCCGCGACGAGTTCGGCAACACGCTCGCCCGAAACCGGGTTCGTCGTCTCGCCACCCTCCTTGAGCGCGGTGCCGACGATGACGCCGTCAGCGCCGGCTGCGAGACAGTCACCGACCGTCTCCGGAGTGACGCCGCTGCCGACGAGGACGGACGTCTTGCCGTCTCCCCCGCCGAGGACGTCGGCGACAGCCTCGACGTCCTCGAGTGGCGTCGCCGCGCCCGTTCCGGAACCCGAGACGATCACCCCGTCGGCGCGGCCGCGCTCGGCGGTCTCGAGGGCCGTCCGCCGAACGTCGCCGTCACCGATCGGCGTCGCGTGTTTGACGTGGACGTCCGCGAGGACGTCGACGTCGGCGTCGAGGCGCTCCCGCAGGCGCAGCGTCTCGTGGGCTCGTCCCGCTACCACGCCCTGGTCGGTCGCGGCGGCCCCGACGTGGACGTTGATCCGGACGAACGCGGCGCCAGCAGCCGCGGCGACCGACAGCGCCGCCTCGGCGTCGTTGCGGAGCACGTTGATCCCCAGCGGGACGTCGACGGCCTCGGCAACTGCGGTCGCGATCGCGGTCATCTCCGCGACGGTGTGGGTCGGCACGTCCTCGGGATAGAACGGCGCGTCGCCGAAGTTCTCGAGGACGATCCCGTCGACGCCACCATCGACGAGGGTGCGGGCGTCCTCGAGGGCGCGACGGCGGATCGCCTCGCGGCCGCCGTCCGCGTCGTACCCGGGCGCGCCGGGAAGCGCCGGGAGGTGGACCATTCCGAGGACGGGGCTGTCGGCGTCGAACCGATCGATGAAGTCGCTGCTCATACCCGCACTGTCGCTGCGAAGGGAATAAGGGG
This genomic window from Natronococcus occultus SP4 contains:
- a CDS encoding Mrp/NBP35 family ATP-binding protein; its protein translation is MSITEYELKIKLEGIEDPDVGEDIVTLGLVNDVTIDDETARISLAFNTPYAPAEMEIGNRVREVVEEAGLEPDLRAHAGAEHGFDDEVLPRVRNVIAVSSGKGGVGKTTVAANLAAGLEKRGAMVGILDADIHGPNIPRILPVESDPGVTPNEDIVPPRSDGVRVISMGFMTEEEDDPAILRGPMVNKFMMKFLEGVEWGRLDYLIVDLPPGTGDATLNLLQSMPVTGAVVVTTPQEMALDDTRKGVQMFNKHDTPVLGIVENMSSFICPSCGDQHGLFGTEGADRISEKYDVPLVGRVPIHPDFGAEGSKGTLVKDDDSEVQDILEEMVATVADRVSEANRRTVSENTADEPDDALPTEIED
- a CDS encoding BtpA/SgcQ family protein produces the protein MSSDFIDRFDADSPVLGMVHLPALPGAPGYDADGGREAIRRRALEDARTLVDGGVDGIVLENFGDAPFYPEDVPTHTVAEMTAIATAVAEAVDVPLGINVLRNDAEAALSVAAAAGAAFVRINVHVGAAATDQGVVAGRAHETLRLRERLDADVDVLADVHVKHATPIGDGDVRRTALETAERGRADGVIVSGSGTGAATPLEDVEAVADVLGGGDGKTSVLVGSGVTPETVGDCLAAGADGVIVGTALKEGGETTNPVSGERVAELVAAACERDTRT